A genomic segment from Peribacillus sp. ACCC06369 encodes:
- the rpsL gene encoding 30S ribosomal protein S12, protein MPTINQLVRKGRESKEVKSKSPALNKGYNSFKKAQTNVSSPQKRGVCTRVGTMTPKKPNSALRKYARVRLTNGIEVTAYIPGIGHNLQEHSVVLIRGGRVKDLPGVRYHIVRGALDTAGVNNRMQGRSKYGTKRPKAAKK, encoded by the coding sequence ATGCCTACTATTAATCAATTAGTGCGTAAAGGACGCGAGTCTAAAGAGGTTAAATCAAAATCTCCAGCACTTAACAAAGGCTACAACAGCTTTAAAAAAGCACAAACTAACGTATCATCTCCGCAAAAACGTGGTGTTTGCACTCGTGTGGGTACTATGACACCGAAAAAACCAAACTCCGCGTTACGTAAATATGCGCGTGTACGTTTAACAAACGGTATCGAGGTAACAGCTTATATCCCAGGTATCGGTCACAACCTACAAGAACACAGCGTGGTTCTTATCCGTGGCGGTCGTGTAAAAGATTTACCAGGAGTACGTTATCACATCGTACGTGGTGCTCTTGATACTGCTGGAGTTAACAATCGTATGCAAGGCCGTTCTAAATACGGTACTAAGCGTCCGAAAGCAGCAAAAAAATAA
- the rpsG gene encoding 30S ribosomal protein S7: protein MPRKGPVTKRDVLPDPIYNSKLVTRLINKLMVDGQRGKSQKILYSAFDLIKERTGNESIEVFDQALKNIMPVLEVKARRVGGANYQVPVEVRPDRKSTLGLRWLVKYSRLRGEKTMEERLAYEIMDAANNTGAAVKKREDTHKMAEANKAFAHYRW from the coding sequence ATGCCTCGTAAAGGACCTGTAACGAAAAGAGACGTATTACCAGATCCAATTTATAATTCAAAACTTGTGACTCGCTTAATCAACAAATTAATGGTTGATGGACAAAGAGGTAAATCACAAAAAATTCTTTACTCTGCATTTGATTTAATCAAAGAACGTACTGGCAATGAGTCGATCGAAGTTTTTGATCAAGCACTTAAAAACATCATGCCTGTATTAGAAGTAAAAGCACGCCGTGTGGGTGGAGCTAACTATCAAGTACCAGTTGAGGTGCGTCCAGACCGTAAATCGACTCTAGGACTTCGTTGGTTAGTAAAATACTCTCGCCTTCGTGGAGAAAAAACGATGGAAGAGCGTTTAGCTTATGAAATCATGGATGCTGCTAACAATACTGGAGCAGCAGTTAAGAAACGTGAAGATACACACAAAATGGCTGAAGCTAACAAAGCATTCGCTCATTATCGCTGGTAA
- the fusA gene encoding elongation factor G has protein sequence MAREFSLANTRNIGIMAHIDAGKTTTTERVLYYTGKIHKIGETHEGASQMDWMEQEQERGITITSAATTAQWKGHRVNIIDTPGHVDFTVEVERSLRVLDGAVAVLDAQSGVEPQTETVWRQATTYGVPRVVFVNKMDKIGADFLYSVGTIIDRLQANAHPVQLPIGAEDQFSAIIDLIEMKAHFYGNDLGTDISVGEIPEEHRELAEEYREKLVEAVAEVNEDLMEKYLGGEEISVAELKAAIRTATVNVEFFPVICGSAFKNKGVQLMLDNVIDFLPSPLDVPAIKGILPDSEEEVERHSDDSEPFSALAFKVMTDPYVGKLTFFRVYSGTLESGSYVINSTKGKRERIGRILQMHANSREEISTVYAGDIAAAVGLKDTTTGDTLCDDKNQVILESMVFPEPVISLSVEPKSKADQDKMSQALQKLQDEDPTFRAHTDQETGQTIIAGMGELHLDILVDRMRREFKVEANVGAPQVAYRETFRGSAKVEGKFVRQSGGRGQFGHVWIEFGPNEEGKGFEFENAIVGGVVPREYIPAVQAGLVDSLDRGVLAGYPLVDIKAKLFDGSYHDVDSNEMAFKIAASMALKNAASKCKPVILEPIMKVEVVIPEDYLGDIMGDITSRRGRVEGMEARGNTQMVKAMVPLSEMFGYATSLRSNTQGRGTFSMHFDHYEEVPKSISEEIIKKNKGE, from the coding sequence ATGGCAAGAGAGTTCTCCTTAGCAAACACTCGTAATATCGGTATCATGGCTCACATCGATGCTGGTAAAACGACAACAACAGAACGTGTTCTATATTACACTGGTAAAATCCATAAAATTGGTGAAACACACGAAGGTGCTTCACAAATGGACTGGATGGAACAGGAACAAGAACGCGGAATCACGATCACATCCGCTGCAACAACTGCACAGTGGAAAGGTCACCGTGTAAACATCATCGATACACCGGGACACGTAGACTTCACAGTTGAAGTTGAACGTTCTTTGCGTGTACTTGATGGAGCTGTAGCTGTACTTGATGCCCAATCAGGTGTTGAGCCTCAAACTGAAACAGTTTGGCGCCAAGCTACAACTTACGGTGTACCACGTGTCGTATTCGTAAATAAAATGGACAAAATCGGTGCAGACTTCCTTTACTCAGTTGGAACTATCATCGACCGTCTACAAGCTAATGCACACCCGGTTCAGTTACCAATCGGCGCTGAAGATCAATTCTCTGCAATCATTGACCTTATTGAAATGAAAGCTCATTTCTATGGTAATGACCTAGGAACTGATATCTCTGTTGGTGAAATTCCTGAAGAACATCGCGAATTAGCTGAAGAATACCGTGAAAAGCTAGTTGAAGCAGTTGCAGAAGTTAATGAAGACTTAATGGAAAAATACCTTGGCGGCGAAGAAATCAGCGTTGCTGAATTAAAAGCTGCTATTCGTACAGCAACCGTTAATGTTGAATTCTTCCCAGTTATCTGTGGATCAGCTTTCAAAAACAAAGGTGTTCAATTAATGCTTGATAACGTTATCGACTTCCTTCCATCTCCATTGGACGTACCAGCTATTAAAGGTATTCTGCCGGATTCAGAAGAAGAAGTAGAACGTCATTCAGATGATTCTGAACCGTTCTCAGCTTTAGCGTTTAAAGTTATGACTGATCCTTACGTTGGTAAACTTACATTCTTCCGTGTGTACTCAGGTACATTAGAATCAGGATCATATGTAATCAACTCAACTAAAGGTAAACGTGAACGTATTGGACGTATCCTTCAAATGCACGCAAACAGCCGTGAAGAAATATCAACTGTATACGCAGGGGATATCGCTGCTGCTGTTGGATTGAAAGATACTACAACTGGAGATACACTATGTGATGACAAGAACCAAGTAATTCTTGAATCAATGGTATTCCCAGAGCCGGTTATTTCACTTTCAGTTGAACCGAAATCAAAAGCAGACCAAGACAAAATGTCTCAAGCTTTACAAAAGCTACAAGATGAAGATCCAACATTCCGTGCGCATACTGACCAAGAAACTGGTCAAACGATCATCGCTGGTATGGGTGAACTTCACTTGGACATCCTTGTTGACCGTATGCGTCGCGAATTCAAAGTGGAAGCAAACGTTGGTGCTCCTCAAGTAGCATACCGTGAAACTTTCCGTGGTTCAGCTAAGGTTGAAGGTAAATTCGTTCGCCAATCAGGTGGTCGTGGACAATTTGGACACGTATGGATTGAATTTGGTCCAAACGAAGAAGGTAAAGGATTCGAATTTGAAAATGCTATCGTCGGTGGTGTAGTACCACGTGAATATATCCCTGCTGTACAAGCTGGATTAGTTGATTCACTTGACCGTGGTGTACTTGCTGGTTACCCGCTAGTCGACATCAAAGCAAAATTATTTGACGGTTCTTACCATGACGTTGACTCCAACGAAATGGCATTTAAAATTGCTGCTTCAATGGCACTTAAAAATGCTGCTTCTAAGTGTAAACCGGTTATCCTTGAACCAATCATGAAAGTGGAAGTAGTTATTCCTGAAGATTATCTAGGCGACATCATGGGAGATATCACATCTCGTCGTGGTCGCGTAGAGGGTATGGAAGCTCGCGGTAACACGCAAATGGTTAAAGCGATGGTTCCACTATCTGAAATGTTCGGATATGCTACATCTCTACGTTCTAACACACAAGGACGCGGAACATTCTCTATGCACTTCGACCATTATGAAGAAGTACCTAAGAGCATTTCTGAAGAGATCATCAAAAAAAATAAAGGTGAATAA
- the tuf gene encoding elongation factor Tu, with amino-acid sequence MGKAKFDRSKPHVNVGTIGHVDHGKTTLTAAITTVLAKTGGAEARAYDQIDGAPEERERGITISTAHVEYETATRHYAHVDCPGHADYVKNMITGAAQMDGGILVVSAADGPMPQTREHILLSRQVGVPFLVVFMNKCDMVDDEELLELVEMEIRDLLSEYEFPGDDIPVIKGSALKALQGEAAWEEKIHELMTAVDEYIPEPTRDTDKPFMMPVEDVFSITGRGTVATGRVERGQVKVGDVVDIIGFNEESKPTTVTGVEMFRKLLDYAEAGDNIGALLRGVSREDIQRGQVLAKPGTITPHTKFKAEVYVLSKEEGGRHTPFFTNYRPQFYFRTTDVTGICNLPEGVEMVMPGDNIEMTVELIAPIAIEEGTKFSIREGGRTVGAGVVATITE; translated from the coding sequence ATGGGAAAAGCTAAATTTGATCGTTCAAAACCGCACGTTAACGTTGGAACAATTGGTCACGTCGACCATGGTAAAACAACTCTAACAGCTGCAATCACAACTGTACTTGCTAAAACTGGTGGAGCAGAAGCTCGCGCTTATGACCAAATCGATGGTGCTCCAGAAGAAAGAGAACGTGGTATCACAATCTCTACTGCACACGTTGAGTACGAAACAGCTACTCGTCACTATGCACACGTTGACTGCCCAGGACATGCTGACTATGTTAAAAACATGATCACTGGTGCTGCACAAATGGACGGCGGAATCCTAGTAGTATCTGCTGCTGATGGCCCAATGCCACAAACTCGTGAGCACATCCTTCTTTCTCGTCAAGTAGGTGTACCATTCCTAGTAGTATTCATGAACAAATGCGACATGGTTGATGACGAAGAACTTCTTGAATTAGTAGAAATGGAAATTCGTGACCTTCTTTCTGAATATGAATTCCCTGGCGATGACATTCCAGTTATCAAAGGATCTGCACTAAAAGCTCTTCAAGGAGAAGCTGCTTGGGAAGAAAAAATTCATGAATTAATGACAGCTGTTGACGAGTATATCCCAGAACCAACTCGTGACACTGACAAACCATTCATGATGCCAGTTGAGGATGTATTCTCTATCACTGGTCGTGGTACAGTTGCTACTGGCCGTGTTGAGCGTGGACAAGTTAAAGTCGGTGACGTTGTTGACATCATCGGTTTCAACGAAGAGTCTAAACCAACAACTGTAACAGGTGTTGAAATGTTCCGTAAACTTCTTGACTATGCTGAAGCTGGTGACAACATCGGTGCACTTCTTCGTGGTGTATCCCGTGAAGATATCCAACGTGGACAAGTACTTGCTAAACCAGGTACAATCACTCCACACACAAAGTTCAAAGCTGAAGTTTATGTTCTATCTAAAGAAGAAGGTGGACGTCACACTCCATTCTTTACAAACTACCGTCCTCAGTTCTACTTCCGTACAACTGACGTAACTGGTATTTGTAACCTTCCAGAAGGCGTAGAAATGGTTATGCCTGGAGACAACATCGAAATGACTGTAGAACTTATCGCTCCAATCGCTATCGAAGAAGGTACTAAATTCTCTATCCGTGAGGGTGGACGTACTGTAGGCGCTGGCGTCGTTGCTACAATCACTGAGTAA
- the rpsJ gene encoding 30S ribosomal protein S10, with product MAKQKIRIRLKAYDHRILDQSAEKIVETAKRSGAAVSGPIPLPTERSVYTILRAVHKYKDSREQFEMRTHKRLIDIVNPTPQTVDSLMRLDLPSGVDIEIKL from the coding sequence ATGGCAAAACAAAAAATTCGTATCCGTTTAAAAGCATATGATCACAGAATTCTTGATCAATCTGCTGAGAAAATTGTTGAAACTGCAAAACGTTCTGGTGCGGCTGTATCTGGTCCGATTCCATTGCCTACTGAAAGATCGGTTTACACGATCCTACGTGCGGTTCATAAATACAAAGACTCTCGTGAACAATTCGAAATGCGTACGCATAAACGTCTAATCGATATCGTTAATCCAACTCCACAAACAGTTGATTCATTGATGCGTTTAGATTTACCATCAGGCGTTGACATTGAAATCAAATTATAA
- the rplC gene encoding 50S ribosomal protein L3, producing the protein MTKGILGRKIGMTQVFAENGELIPVTVIEAANNVVLQKKTVETDGYEAVQVGFENKREKLSNKPEKGHVEKANTTPKRFIREFRGTDLTEYEIGQEVNVSIFAEGDLVDVSGISKGKGFQGAIKRHGQSRGPMTHGSRYHRRPGSMGPVAPNRVFKGKLLPGRMGGEQITVQNLAIVKVDVERNLLLIKGNVPGARKALIKVKTAVKAK; encoded by the coding sequence ATGACCAAAGGAATCTTAGGAAGAAAAATCGGTATGACTCAAGTTTTTGCTGAAAACGGCGAACTTATCCCGGTAACAGTTATCGAAGCTGCTAATAACGTGGTTCTTCAAAAGAAAACTGTTGAAACTGATGGCTATGAAGCAGTTCAAGTTGGTTTTGAAAACAAACGTGAAAAGCTTTCTAACAAACCTGAAAAGGGACATGTTGAAAAAGCAAATACTACTCCTAAGCGCTTCATTCGCGAATTCCGCGGAACGGATCTTACTGAATATGAGATCGGTCAAGAAGTCAATGTTAGTATTTTCGCAGAAGGCGATTTAGTAGATGTATCAGGAATTTCAAAAGGTAAAGGATTCCAAGGCGCTATCAAACGTCACGGACAATCTCGCGGACCGATGACACATGGTTCTCGTTACCACCGTCGCCCAGGTTCAATGGGTCCTGTAGCTCCAAACCGCGTATTCAAAGGTAAATTATTACCAGGACGTATGGGTGGGGAACAAATTACTGTTCAAAACTTGGCTATCGTTAAAGTTGATGTTGAACGCAACCTACTATTGATCAAAGGTAATGTACCTGGTGCAAGAAAAGCATTGATCAAAGTTAAAACTGCTGTTAAAGCAAAGTAA
- the rplD gene encoding 50S ribosomal protein L4 has product MPKVTLFNQTGSQVGDIELNESIFGIEPNNHVLFEAIIMQRASLRQGTHKVKNRSEVAGGGRKPWKQKGTGRARQGSIRSPQWRGGGVVFGPTPRSYAYKLPKKVRRLAIKSALSAKALEENILVLESLSFEAPKTKEFVAVLNNLSIDTKTLIVTDGLDEKVALSARNIPGVTVVEAVGLNVLDVVSHNKLILTKSAVEKVEEVLA; this is encoded by the coding sequence ATGCCAAAAGTTACATTGTTCAACCAAACAGGTTCACAAGTTGGCGACATCGAACTAAATGAATCCATCTTTGGTATCGAACCTAATAATCATGTATTATTTGAAGCAATCATTATGCAACGAGCTTCCTTACGTCAAGGAACTCATAAAGTTAAAAACCGTTCTGAAGTTGCAGGCGGTGGACGTAAACCTTGGAAACAAAAAGGAACTGGACGTGCGCGTCAAGGTTCTATCCGTTCTCCACAATGGCGTGGCGGTGGCGTTGTTTTTGGACCAACTCCAAGATCTTACGCTTACAAGCTACCTAAAAAGGTACGTCGTTTAGCTATTAAATCTGCATTGTCTGCAAAGGCATTGGAAGAGAACATTTTGGTACTTGAAAGCTTGTCTTTCGAAGCTCCAAAAACAAAAGAATTTGTAGCAGTACTTAATAACCTTTCTATTGATACTAAAACGTTGATTGTTACTGACGGATTAGATGAGAAAGTTGCTCTTTCTGCACGTAACATCCCTGGTGTTACTGTAGTTGAAGCTGTTGGTCTTAATGTTCTTGATGTTGTATCACACAACAAATTGATCTTGACTAAATCAGCTGTCGAAAAAGTAGAGGAGGTGCTTGCATAA
- the rplW gene encoding 50S ribosomal protein L23: protein MDARDIIKRPVITERSSDIMAEKKYTFEVDVRANKTQVKDAVQEIFGVKVEKVNIMNYKGKFKRMGKHAGYTNKRRKAIVKLTADSKEIELFEA, encoded by the coding sequence ATGGATGCACGCGATATCATTAAGCGCCCCGTAATCACTGAACGCTCTTCAGACATAATGGCTGAAAAAAAATATACTTTTGAAGTTGATGTTAGAGCTAACAAAACTCAAGTTAAAGATGCTGTTCAAGAAATTTTCGGCGTTAAAGTTGAGAAAGTAAACATCATGAACTACAAAGGTAAATTTAAACGTATGGGCAAACATGCAGGCTATACTAACAAGCGCCGTAAAGCAATTGTTAAATTAACTGCTGACAGCAAAGAAATCGAGCTTTTCGAGGCTTAA
- the rplB gene encoding 50S ribosomal protein L2, with protein sequence MAIKKYKPTSNGRRNMTTSDFAEITTDKPEKSLLAPLHSKGGRNNQGKLTVRHQGGGHKRQYRIIDFKRNKDGIPGRVATIEYDPNRSANIALINYVDGEKRYILAPKNLEVGLEIMSGPEADIKVGNALPLINIPVGTVIHNIELKPGKGGQLVRSAGTSAQVLGKEGRYVLVRLNSGEVRMILATCRATIGQVGNEQHELINIGKAGRNRWLGKRPTVRGSVMNPNDHPHGGGEGKAPIGRKSPMSPWGKPTLGFKTRKKKNKSDKFIVRRRKK encoded by the coding sequence ATGGCGATTAAGAAGTATAAACCTACCTCTAACGGTCGACGTAATATGACAACTTCCGATTTTGCTGAGATTACTACAGACAAACCGGAAAAATCATTACTTGCTCCTTTACACAGCAAAGGCGGCCGTAATAACCAAGGTAAGTTAACAGTTCGTCATCAAGGTGGCGGCCACAAGCGTCAATACCGTATCATCGATTTCAAACGGAATAAAGATGGTATACCAGGACGCGTTGCTACTATTGAGTACGATCCAAATCGTTCTGCAAACATTGCATTAATTAATTACGTTGATGGAGAAAAACGTTATATCCTAGCTCCGAAAAACCTAGAAGTAGGTTTGGAAATCATGTCAGGTCCAGAAGCTGACATTAAAGTGGGTAACGCACTTCCTCTTATTAACATCCCAGTTGGTACAGTAATTCATAACATCGAACTTAAACCAGGAAAAGGTGGACAATTAGTCCGTTCAGCAGGAACATCTGCCCAAGTACTTGGTAAAGAAGGTCGTTATGTACTTGTACGTTTAAACTCAGGTGAGGTTCGTATGATTCTTGCAACTTGCCGTGCTACAATCGGTCAAGTTGGTAATGAACAACATGAACTTATCAACATTGGTAAAGCTGGTCGTAACCGTTGGTTAGGTAAACGCCCAACAGTTCGTGGATCAGTAATGAACCCGAACGATCACCCGCATGGTGGTGGTGAAGGTAAAGCTCCAATCGGACGTAAATCACCAATGTCTCCATGGGGTAAACCTACTCTTGGATTCAAAACTCGTAAGAAGAAAAACAAATCCGATAAATTTATCGTACGTCGTCGTAAAAAATAA
- the rpsS gene encoding 30S ribosomal protein S19, which yields MGRSLKKGPFVDDHLLVKVEKLNEADKKQVVKTWSRRSTIFPQFIGHTIAVYDGRKHVPVYVTEDMVGHKLGEFAPTRTYKGHASDDKKTRR from the coding sequence ATGGGTCGTAGCTTAAAAAAAGGGCCTTTTGTTGATGATCATTTATTGGTAAAAGTTGAAAAATTAAATGAAGCTGACAAGAAGCAGGTAGTAAAAACTTGGTCTCGTCGCTCAACAATCTTCCCGCAATTCATCGGACATACAATCGCTGTTTATGACGGTCGTAAGCATGTGCCGGTTTATGTAACAGAAGATATGGTAGGTCACAAACTAGGCGAATTCGCGCCTACACGCACTTATAAAGGTCACGCAAGTGATGACAAGAAAACAAGACGTTAA
- the rplV gene encoding 50S ribosomal protein L22 — translation MQAKAVARTVRIAPRKVRLVADLIRGKQVGEAVAILRLTPKSASPVVEKILKSAIANAEHNYEMDINNLVVSEAYVNEGPTLKRFRPRAQGRASAINKRTSHITIVVSEKKEG, via the coding sequence ATGCAAGCAAAAGCTGTCGCTAGAACAGTTCGTATTGCTCCTCGTAAAGTGCGTTTAGTCGCAGATTTAATTCGAGGAAAACAAGTAGGTGAAGCAGTAGCGATTCTTCGCTTAACACCAAAATCTGCTTCTCCAGTCGTAGAAAAGATTCTGAAATCTGCTATCGCAAATGCAGAACATAACTACGAAATGGATATCAATAACCTAGTCGTTTCAGAGGCATACGTTAACGAAGGACCAACATTAAAACGTTTCCGTCCTCGCGCTCAAGGTCGTGCGAGTGCAATTAACAAACGTACTAGTCATATTACAATCGTTGTATCAGAAAAGAAGGAGGGGTAA
- the rpsC gene encoding 30S ribosomal protein S3 has translation MGQKVNPVGLRIGIIRDWESKWYADKDYAVLLHEDLKVREYIAKRLSDASVSKVEIERAANRINVSVHTAKPGMVIGKGGTEVEALRKALNQLTGKRVHINIIEIKRADLDAKLVAENIARQLENRVSFRRAQKQAIQRTMRSGAQGIKTQVSGRLGGADIARAEHYSEGTVPLHTLRADIDYAHAEADTTYGKLGVKVWIYRGEVLPTKKKSEEGGK, from the coding sequence GTGGGTCAAAAGGTAAATCCAGTCGGTTTGCGTATCGGGATCATCCGTGATTGGGAATCCAAATGGTACGCTGATAAAGACTACGCAGTTCTTTTGCATGAAGACCTTAAAGTTCGTGAGTATATCGCGAAACGTTTAAGTGATGCTTCTGTATCCAAAGTTGAAATCGAACGTGCAGCTAACCGTATCAATGTATCTGTTCACACTGCTAAACCAGGAATGGTTATCGGTAAGGGCGGTACTGAAGTTGAAGCACTTCGCAAAGCTTTGAACCAGTTAACTGGCAAAAGAGTTCATATCAATATCATTGAAATTAAAAGAGCAGATCTTGACGCAAAATTGGTTGCTGAAAACATCGCTCGTCAATTAGAAAACCGTGTTTCATTCCGTCGTGCTCAAAAACAAGCTATCCAACGTACTATGCGTTCTGGCGCACAAGGAATCAAAACTCAGGTTTCTGGTCGTCTTGGCGGTGCTGATATTGCTCGTGCTGAACATTACAGCGAAGGAACAGTTCCACTTCACACACTTCGTGCTGACATAGATTATGCTCATGCTGAAGCAGATACTACTTACGGTAAGCTAGGCGTGAAAGTTTGGATCTACCGTGGAGAAGTTCTTCCTACTAAGAAGAAATCTGAGGAAGGAGGAAAATAA
- the rplP gene encoding 50S ribosomal protein L16: MLLPKRVKYRREHRGKMRGMAKGGTEVHFGEFGLQAQEASWITNRQIEAARIAMTRYMKRGGKVWIKIFPSKPYTAKPLEVRMGSGKGAPEGWVAVVKPGKVLFEISGVSEEVAREALRLAAHKLPIKCKFVKREEIGGETNES, from the coding sequence ATGTTATTGCCAAAACGCGTAAAATACCGTCGTGAACACCGCGGTAAGATGAGAGGGATGGCTAAGGGCGGCACTGAAGTTCATTTTGGAGAATTTGGACTTCAAGCTCAAGAAGCTTCCTGGATCACTAACCGCCAAATCGAAGCAGCTCGTATTGCGATGACTCGTTATATGAAACGTGGAGGAAAAGTTTGGATCAAAATTTTCCCAAGCAAACCTTACACAGCTAAGCCGCTTGAAGTACGGATGGGTTCCGGTAAAGGTGCTCCTGAAGGTTGGGTAGCAGTTGTTAAACCGGGCAAAGTATTGTTTGAAATCTCTGGTGTATCTGAAGAGGTGGCAAGAGAAGCATTGCGCCTTGCAGCACACAAACTTCCAATCAAATGCAAGTTTGTAAAAAGAGAGGAAATTGGTGGTGAAACAAATGAAAGCTAA
- the rpmC gene encoding 50S ribosomal protein L29 → MKANEIKDLTTAEIEQKLKSLKEELFNLRFQLATGQLENTARIREVRKSIARMKTVVRQREIGVTNR, encoded by the coding sequence ATGAAAGCTAATGAAATCAAAGATCTAACCACTGCTGAAATTGAACAAAAACTAAAATCTCTTAAAGAAGAACTATTTAATCTTCGTTTCCAGTTAGCTACTGGACAACTTGAAAATACAGCTCGCATCCGTGAAGTTCGCAAATCGATTGCTCGTATGAAAACAGTTGTTCGTCAAAGAGAGATCGGTGTCACTAATCGATAA
- the rpsQ gene encoding 30S ribosomal protein S17 produces the protein MSERNQRKIYTGRVVSDKMDKTVTVVVETYKKHSLYGKRVKYSKKLKAHDELNEAKAGDVVRIMETRPLSATKRFRLVEVVEKAVII, from the coding sequence ATGAGCGAACGCAACCAACGCAAAATCTACACTGGCCGCGTAGTATCCGATAAAATGGATAAAACAGTAACAGTTGTTGTAGAAACCTATAAAAAGCATTCTTTATACGGTAAACGCGTGAAATACTCTAAAAAGTTAAAAGCTCATGACGAGCTAAACGAAGCTAAAGCAGGCGACGTAGTACGTATCATGGAAACTCGTCCACTTTCAGCTACAAAGCGCTTCCGTCTTGTAGAAGTAGTAGAAAAAGCAGTAATCATTTAA
- the rplN gene encoding 50S ribosomal protein L14, which produces MIQQESRLKVADNSGAREVLTIKVLGGSGRKTANIGDVIVCTVKQATPGGVVKKGEVVKAVVVRTKRGMRRPDGSYIRFDENACVIIRDDKSPRGTRIFGPVARELRDNSFMKIVSLAPEVL; this is translated from the coding sequence ATGATTCAACAAGAATCTCGTTTAAAAGTCGCTGACAATTCAGGTGCTCGTGAAGTGCTAACAATTAAAGTCCTAGGTGGTTCTGGCCGTAAAACTGCAAACATCGGTGATGTCATCGTTTGTACAGTTAAACAGGCAACACCAGGAGGCGTTGTTAAAAAAGGTGAAGTCGTTAAGGCTGTTGTTGTCCGTACAAAACGTGGTATGCGTCGTCCTGACGGTTCTTACATTCGTTTTGATGAAAACGCATGTGTAATTATCCGTGACGATAAGAGCCCACGTGGAACTCGTATTTTTGGACCTGTTGCTCGTGAATTACGTGACAATAGTTTCATGAAGATCGTTTCTCTAGCTCCAGAAGTTCTATAA
- the rplX gene encoding 50S ribosomal protein L24: protein MHVKKGDKVVVISGKDKGKQGTILEAYPKQNRVLVEGINIVKKHSKPSQINPQGGIISREAAIHVSNVMPLDPKSGKPTRVGYKIENGKKVRVAKISGESLDK from the coding sequence ATGCATGTTAAAAAAGGTGACAAAGTCGTAGTCATCTCTGGTAAGGACAAAGGCAAACAAGGAACAATTCTTGAAGCATATCCGAAACAAAATCGTGTGCTTGTTGAAGGAATTAACATCGTGAAAAAGCATTCCAAGCCATCTCAAATTAATCCACAAGGTGGAATTATCAGCAGAGAAGCTGCTATTCACGTATCCAATGTAATGCCACTTGATCCTAAATCAGGTAAACCGACTCGTGTTGGATATAAGATTGAAAATGGTAAAAAAGTACGCGTAGCTAAAATATCAGGTGAATCTTTAGATAAATAA